Proteins encoded by one window of Gammaproteobacteria bacterium:
- a CDS encoding DUF4389 domain-containing protein → FGGQLSRYFYDIFRFLTFNQEQMPFPFSEWPQQARLDMDRDDEEGSA, encoded by the coding sequence GTTCGGCGGGCAGCTCTCGCGATATTTCTACGACATCTTTCGTTTCCTGACCTTCAACCAGGAACAAATGCCGTTCCCGTTCAGTGAGTGGCCGCAGCAGGCTCGACTCGACATGGACAGGGATGACGAAGAAGGCAGTGCGTAG
- a CDS encoding DUF481 domain-containing protein, translated as MRPALWLCLVVTAGAADAAEVTMKNGDRISGDVESLDGGRLKLDTTYAGTIEIDWTQVDSLETDQSLKLLLDDGTLIDSARLGVREGSVQVVAPDGSRGDFDLLELTYINPSPEVLNQWIFSGTVNLGANVTAGNTATRYMQFDTELRLKDKYQQFALGGRYNHQSDSDETTVDNVRAWFNYKWHFHPDWFFVLNTNAQRDPFRDLNLRLFAGPGIGYTVWESEPRNLSFSVGANYVHEDYSTEPVNDYAAVRWALDFDHFLFTSRLQFYLSQTGLQSFQVGEDLVVETITGLKMPLLERLNLKLEYEFDYNRAPAPGKQPTDSKYSLLFGYDWP; from the coding sequence ATGCGGCCGGCGCTATGGTTGTGCCTTGTGGTGACGGCCGGAGCGGCGGACGCAGCCGAGGTCACGATGAAGAACGGCGACCGGATTAGCGGAGACGTCGAGTCGCTGGACGGCGGCAGGCTGAAACTGGACACGACCTATGCAGGGACCATCGAGATCGACTGGACGCAGGTCGACTCCCTGGAAACCGACCAGTCCCTGAAGTTGCTGCTGGACGACGGCACCCTGATCGACTCCGCCCGGCTCGGCGTGCGGGAGGGAAGCGTGCAGGTGGTGGCCCCCGACGGGAGTCGTGGCGACTTCGACCTGCTCGAGCTGACCTACATCAATCCTTCCCCGGAGGTCTTGAACCAGTGGATCTTCTCCGGCACCGTGAATCTCGGCGCGAACGTCACGGCCGGTAACACCGCGACCCGGTACATGCAATTTGATACCGAACTGCGCCTCAAGGACAAATACCAGCAGTTCGCGCTCGGTGGGCGGTACAACCACCAGAGCGACAGCGACGAGACGACCGTCGACAACGTGCGTGCGTGGTTCAACTACAAATGGCACTTCCATCCCGACTGGTTCTTCGTCCTCAACACCAACGCCCAGCGCGACCCGTTCCGGGATCTTAACCTGCGTCTCTTCGCCGGCCCCGGCATCGGTTACACAGTCTGGGAGTCCGAGCCGCGCAACCTGTCGTTTTCCGTCGGCGCCAACTACGTCCACGAGGATTACTCGACCGAGCCCGTCAACGACTATGCGGCGGTCCGCTGGGCCCTGGATTTCGATCACTTCCTGTTCACCAGCAGGCTGCAGTTCTATCTCTCCCAAACCGGCTTGCAGAGCTTCCAGGTCGGCGAAGACCTGGTCGTGGAGACGATCACCGGCTTGAAGATGCCGCTGCTCGAAAGGCTGAACCTGAAACTCGAATACGAGTTCGACTACAACCGGGCGCCGGCCCCCGGCAAGCAGCCAACGGATTCGAAGTACAGCCTGCTGTTCGGATACGATTGGCCTTAG